One Candidatus Marinimicrobia bacterium CG08_land_8_20_14_0_20_45_22 genomic window, CCCCGCTTACTATCCCGCGGAAAATAATCAACGTACAGGATTCCGACATGCGTACCGTCGGCTTCCTTGACCTCGTAAACCTTAACATCTTCATGATATTTGGGGATATCGTTACGCTCGGTGAAGGTTATGCCATAGAGTTTCGTTGCGACGTTAAAAGCGCCTTGCCGCACATTTTCTAGATCAAAATACGGGCGAAGCATTTCATCATCAAGATCGAACTTCTCCTTGCGGAGTTTTTCGGTATAATAAAACCAGTCCCACGGTTTGAGTTTTAGGTTTTTCGCTTCTTTGGCCAGCATCTTCTGGAGATCTTTAGCTTCACTCTGAGCGCGTTGAAGCGCCGGTTTCCATAGTTGATTCAGCAAATTGTAAACAGCCTCCGGATTCTTTGCCATGTTTTCTTCAAGAACAAAGTCGGCGTGCGTTGCATAGCCCAGCAGATTCGCGCGTTGCAGACGCAGAGCGGCGATTCGCACCAAAATGGCTTTATTGTCGAATTCGTTGTTATGGTTCCCGCGATTGGCGTAAGCCTTGAACATTTTTTCCCGCAGGTCCCGTTTTTCGGAATATTGCAGAAAAGGCCAGATGCTGGGCGCTTTGAGTGTGAAAACCCATTTGCCCGATTTTCCGCATTCGGTAGCGGTTTCACTCGCCGCAGTGATAACCGATTGCGGTAATCCGGCGAGATCGGACGGATTTTCGATAACGAGTTCAAACACATTATCTTCCTTAAGAATGTTATCACCGAATTTGAGCGACAAAACCAACAGTTCTTCGTTAATCTTGCGGAGTTCCGCCTTTTGGAAATCGTCGAGATTCGCCCCGCCTCGCACAAATTCCTTGTAGTATTTTTCCAGCAGTGTCATCTGTTCTGTATTTAAACCCAATTGGTCTTTTTGATCGTAAACGGATTTGACCCGCTGAAAAAGTTTGGCATTCATCAAAACATCATCGCTATGCTTCGATAGCAATGGCGCAACAGTATTGGCAATATTTTGAAGCGAATCATTCGTGTTTGAGCCGAGCATATTGTAAAAAACATTGCTGACGCGCGATGCCAACTCGCCAGTGCCTTCCATAGCCTCGACCGTATTCGCGAAATCTGGCGCCTCGGGATTCTCGGCAACGGCGGCTACTTCGATGCTATCTTGCTCGATTCCGGCTTTGAAAGCAGGCAAATAATGTTCATTCTTGATTTTATCGAACGCCGGGGTTTCGAACGGCGTCCCATATTCACTAAAAAACGGATTGTCAATCTTTTTACTGCACGACATAAATAGCAAAAAAATTCCACACAGTACGAAAACGGTTTTTTTCATCGTAAAGCTCCTTAAAATATTGTGAGATTATTATCGTTATAAAAGTCAAAATACTACCCTAAAAAACTGCATAAATATACATGCTCGCAAACTAAACTTGGAATAAAATTATTTAAGCAGTTTTGAACGTCGCTTTCAGGTCAATGCTGGCTTTGGATTGATTCAGATTTTCGAAATCGCCGGTGGCCTGATTAAAATGGTAATCTCGTTTCCAATCGGTCTGATTTTGCATAATAGCACTGACAGCCGAAGCGATACAACGGATTTCGGTTTCGGTCATGGTCGGATGTAGGGAAATGCGCACCCAGCCGGGTTTGCCGCTCAGATCGCCTTTATCAATGAGGTCAGTAATTTCCTTCGACTGTTTATTATCGATATGCAGTAAATCGTGACCGTAAGTTCCTGCGCACTGGCAACCACCGCGCGTCTGAATCCCGAAATGGTCGTTGAGCAGGTGTACGAGTAGATTGTGATGCACTGCCCGGCTGTAAAATGAGACAAAGCCGATGCGGTCGTGGTTTTGCGCCTCCAGAACGGTTATTTCCTGAATTTGGGCGAGTTCCGCCATCAGCAGTTCGGTTAAAATATGTTCCTGAGCGATGAGATTTGTCGTTCCCATCTCCTCTTTCAGCAGAATGGACAGCGCGGCGCGGATAGCTTGCAGAAAACCCGGCGTTCCACCATCCTCGCGCATTTCAATATCATGATAAAAATAATGCCCGCCCCACGGATTCGTCCACAACACGGTTCCGCCGCCCGGATGATCCGGAATGCGATTGTCGTATAGCTTTTTATCGAACAGGATTACACCGGACGAACCCGGACCGCCCAGAAATTTATGCGGTGAAAAGAAAATCGCGTCTAATTTCTGTTCCGGTTTTGCGGGATGCATATTTACTTCGACATACGGCGCCGAAGCCGAGTAATCGGCAAAGCAGAGCCGACCGAATTCGTGCATGATCTCCGCCATCTCGTGGATCGGCGTAATCAAGCCGGTGACGTTCGAGCAAGCTGTGAACGAACCGATAATCATTTTGCGGTCGCGATTCAATTCCAAGATAGTACGCAGGTGATCGAGATTGGGCAAACCATCCGATTTTTTACTAAGCAGAATCGTATCGCAACAACATTCCTCCCAGGTCGTCTGGTTGGAATGATGCTCCATGTGAGTCAGAATGACGAGCGCCTTTTCCTGCGGCGGAATCGCAATCTTTCCCCGGAATTTATCCGGCAAACGCAGACCAAGCAGGCGCTGGAATTTGTTGACGACGGCCGTCATGCCGAATCCGGCGAACAACAGAATATCGTCACTTCCAGCATTGACATGTTGCTTGATGATGCGGTGCGCCTGATGGTAGGCGTCGGTCATGATCGTGCCGGTCAGAGTCGTCTCGGTGTGCGTATTGGCAACGTATGGTCCAATCACATTGGCTATGTATTCTTCAATCGGCCGATAAAGCCGCCCGCTGGCCGCCCAGTCGGCATACAGAATCGGCAGGCGACCGCCGGGAAAATCGTACTGCTGGTCACAGCCGATGATGTGACGGCGAAATTTTGCGAAGTATTTTTCTAAGTTGGTCATAGAGTCCCAATCAATTATATTTTCATTTCCAGGGATTAAATATCTCTACGTTGGCTGATTCAAAATCGGTGGTATTTCTGGTAACTAAAACTAATTCATGACTGCTTGCAGTTGCAGCGATTAAAGAATCAATTGCAGGCAGTGTACGACCTTTTTGTTCGAGTAAAGCCAATTGCCTGCCCCAGATAATCATCACTTTTATATCAAGTAGTAAAATACGTTTTTGAAATCGGATTAGTAAATCTTCGTGAAGCCATTCAGATATTTTCTTTTTGCGGATTGAGTCTGATAGTTTAGCAACGCCTTTTTCAATCTCACCAACAGTTATGACGGAAAGGAACAGGTTATCCTCGTCAATACTCTCGAGCCATTGTATTACTTTTCGATTCGGTTGTTTTCGTACCATCTCGGAAATGACGCACGTATCCAACAGGTACTTCATAATTCCGTTGACCGCGAATTATCCGTCATCCGTTCAATTTCCAAGTTCACGCCGACCAACGGCGAAGATTGAAAAAATTCCGTGATCCGCGAACGTTTTTGTTGCAGATTTTTATAGTCTTGAACAGAAATAATCACCGCCGTAGCCGCACCATGTTTGGTGACAATTTGCGGACCATTTTTCAACGCCTCGCCAATCACTTCGCTGAACTTGTTTTTCGCATCCTGGATTTGCCATGTTCCTTTCATTTCTCACCTTCTGGCTATTCTGTCCAGAATTTAAAGATTCAAACAACTGAATGCAATTATTAATTATGTTGACTTGAAAATCATTACCTACGCTTATAATAACACCATAAAGTTTAGTAAACATTCCTTGTAAAACTACGCCGGATTTTCTACTTTCCAGTGAGATGTGGAAACAGCGACAATCAGGAAAAATAGGTAGTGTTCCGCTGATTTTGTCTTTTTTCACGATTTTTCCGCTCTTCGCCGCAGAACCGGTTCCGGCCGATAGCCCCGAATACTATTTCCGATTTAAAATTCACGATCGCGCCGAATTGGCCAGGCTGACCCGCATTATTTCCATCGATAATGTCCTCGATTCGGTCGTCACGGCTTATGCCAATCGCCAGGAATTTGCGGCTTTTGAGAAACTCGGCTACTCGTGCGAAATTCTGCCGCATCCCGGCTCGCTGTATCAGCCGCGCATGAGTAAATCGCTGAAAGAGGCTGAAAACCTCGACTCCTATCCCACCTACGAAAATTACGTCACTATGATGAACCAGTTCGCGGCTGATTATCCCCAAATCTGCCGGGTTGAACGCATCGGCTATTCGGTACAAGGCCGTGAACTACTGGCCGTTAAAATCTCCGATAACGTCGCCGCCGATGAGATCGAACCGGATTTGTTCTATACCTCG contains:
- a CDS encoding peptidase M3; translation: MKKTVFVLCGIFLLFMSCSKKIDNPFFSEYGTPFETPAFDKIKNEHYLPAFKAGIEQDSIEVAAVAENPEAPDFANTVEAMEGTGELASRVSNVFYNMLGSNTNDSLQNIANTVAPLLSKHSDDVLMNAKLFQRVKSVYDQKDQLGLNTEQMTLLEKYYKEFVRGGANLDDFQKAELRKINEELLVLSLKFGDNILKEDNVFELVIENPSDLAGLPQSVITAASETATECGKSGKWVFTLKAPSIWPFLQYSEKRDLREKMFKAYANRGNHNNEFDNKAILVRIAALRLQRANLLGYATHADFVLEENMAKNPEAVYNLLNQLWKPALQRAQSEAKDLQKMLAKEAKNLKLKPWDWFYYTEKLRKEKFDLDDEMLRPYFDLENVRQGAFNVATKLYGITFTERNDIPKYHEDVKVYEVKEADGTHVGILYVDYFPRDSKRG
- a CDS encoding selenocysteine lyase, with product MTNLEKYFAKFRRHIIGCDQQYDFPGGRLPILYADWAASGRLYRPIEEYIANVIGPYVANTHTETTLTGTIMTDAYHQAHRIIKQHVNAGSDDILLFAGFGMTAVVNKFQRLLGLRLPDKFRGKIAIPPQEKALVILTHMEHHSNQTTWEECCCDTILLSKKSDGLPNLDHLRTILELNRDRKMIIGSFTACSNVTGLITPIHEMAEIMHEFGRLCFADYSASAPYVEVNMHPAKPEQKLDAIFFSPHKFLGGPGSSGVILFDKKLYDNRIPDHPGGGTVLWTNPWGGHYFYHDIEMREDGGTPGFLQAIRAALSILLKEEMGTTNLIAQEHILTELLMAELAQIQEITVLEAQNHDRIGFVSFYSRAVHHNLLVHLLNDHFGIQTRGGCQCAGTYGHDLLHIDNKQSKEITDLIDKGDLSGKPGWVRISLHPTMTETEIRCIASAVSAIMQNQTDWKRDYHFNQATGDFENLNQSKASIDLKATFKTA
- a CDS encoding VapC toxin family PIN domain ribonuclease; this translates as MKYLLDTCVISEMVRKQPNRKVIQWLESIDEDNLFLSVITVGEIEKGVAKLSDSIRKKKISEWLHEDLLIRFQKRILLLDIKVMIIWGRQLALLEQKGRTLPAIDSLIAATASSHELVLVTRNTTDFESANVEIFNPWK
- a CDS encoding type II toxin-antitoxin system prevent-host-death family antitoxin, whose amino-acid sequence is MKGTWQIQDAKNKFSEVIGEALKNGPQIVTKHGAATAVIISVQDYKNLQQKRSRITEFFQSSPLVGVNLEIERMTDNSRSTEL